The Sediminicola sp. YIK13 genomic sequence TGCAGGTAGTAGAATTGCAAGAAACGAGAATGGTGAGTTCTTGGTTAGTGGTTCAGGTAACTACATAGAGGAAGAAGTTGACGAAAACGGGTTGTTGCCTGTAATTGGTAACCCTAATCCAGATTGGACTTTGAACGTAACCAATAACTTTTCTTTTAAGAACTTCAACATGAGCTTCTTGTTCAACCACGTACAAGGTGGTGATATCTACACAAGTACAGTGGCTACCTTATTAGGTAGAGGTTTAACTACTGACACCTCTGATAGGGAAAATGTATATGTTTTACCTGGTATTGCACCTGATGGCAATCCTAACACTGTTCAGATCAACAACTCGGATTACTACTTTAGTAATGTATTGTTCGGGCCAGCTGAACTACAGGTATATGATGCCACTACTTTGAGACTACAGGAAATTTCTCTTGGATATTCTGTGCCTAAGAAACATTTGGACAATACTCCATTTGGATCGGTAAGCTTTACATTAACAGGATTCAACATGTGGTTCAAGGCCTTTAACGTGCCAGATGGAACTAACTTTGACCCTAACGTTGCGGGTGTTGGTGTAGGTAACGGAATTGGATTCGATTTCTTAAACGGACCTAGTTCCAAGAGATATGGATTTAGTGTAAAGGCTACCTTTTAATTTTAACAAAACAAAGTATCGAAATTATGAAACAATTATTTAAAATATTTTGTATCGCAACGGTTCTTGGAGCATCTTTACTTCAATCCTGCGAAACAACAGAACTGGACCTTAGGAAGAATCCTAATGCCCTGTCAGCGGACCAAGGGAACCCTGACTTTTTATTAAATGGCATTCAATTATCTTTTGTCTCTTTAGTAGAAAGTTTAGGAAGAACAGGTGCAGAAATGACCCGTATTGATTATATGTTCGGTAGGGACTACAGAAACGTGTACTCTCCTGCTTCATTTGATGGAGAATGGACTACCGCCTACACACAAATCAAAACGGATATCAATGCACTTACGCCATTAGCTGAAGAAGCTGGGCTAAACTATCATTTGGGAATGACCCAATTCATGGAAGCCTATACTTTAGTATCCTTGGTAGATTTCTTCGGAGATGTACCTTATTCTGAGGCTAACTTGGGATCTGCTAACTTTAATCCTAACGTAGATCCGGGAGCTACTGTTTATGAGGCGGCTCTTGGTCTTATAGACGATGCAATTGCCAATTTCAATGATGGAGGTGTTGCAGACCCACAGAACGACTTTTACTATGATGGAGATGCCAGTAAGTGGATCAAGGCATGTAACACACTTAAATTGAAGTTGTACATGACCAGTAGATTGGCAAACAGTGGTGCGCTTGCGAGCTTTAATGCTATCATTGCTTCCAACAATTACATTTCTTCAACTTCGGATGATTTTCAATTCCAATGGGGAGTGAATGAAGTACAGCCAGATACAAGACATCCAAGATACAGTGCTAGTTACACTGCTCAAGGTGGTACAGATTACATGTCCAATCATCAGATGAACTATATGCTTCAGAACGATGATCCTAGGATTCGTTACTACTACTATAGACAAAATGAAGAAACTCCAGGTGCAGAAGCCCCTCCGGCTTTGGAAGTATTACAGTGTTCTTTACAAACACCACCTTCCCACTATACAGGTTTCCCATTTTGCTATTTACCAAACGGATATTGGGGTAGAGATCATGGAAGTGATGAAGGAACACCACCAGATGGTTTCTTGAGATCATTGATAGGAGTTTATCCTGCAGGAGGTAAATTTGACGACAGTTCTTTTGAAGGACAAGGTCAAGGTGACGGTGCCGGAGGTAACGGTATCACGCCTATATTATTGGCTTCTTGGGTAGATTTTTGGAGAGCAGAAGCTGCCATGGTGAACAACAATCCAGCGGGCGCAAGAACATTTGTACTTGCAGGTCTTGCTAAATCAGTTGCCAAGGTACAGTCTTTTGGTTCTTTAGATTCATCTTCAGACCTTTCAACAGCTCCGACCGCTGCGGATGTTGCCGATCATAGCGCAGCAATTGCTGCAGCTTTTGACGCTGACAGCACTGGTGGATGGAATGTTTTAGGACAAGAGTTTTTCACTGCATTGTTTGGAAACGGTATAGACGGTTACAACTTCTACAGAAGAACTGGATTTCCTAGCACCCTACAACCAAGTTTAGAGCCACAACCTGGTGCTTTCATCAGATCCGTGTTTTATTCCTCTAACTTTGTGAACAACAACTCTAACGTAACACAAAAAGCAGATCAAACCCAACAAGTATTCTGGGATACAAATCCTGCTTCACCAGCATTTCCGTTATCTAACTAAATAAAAGAAAATGAAAAAAATATTATTAAAAATATCGATAGTTGCCCTTGCTTTGATAACCTTAGGTTGTTCCAGCGAAGATAACGTAATAGATATCGTATCTAGGGATCTTAGCACCGAGCTTCCGTTTCTTAGGATTACGAGTCAAACCGGAAGGAGTTTAAACCTTTTCGACACGGAATCTACGTATACCGTAAATTTTGAGTACCAAGAGGTAGAGAATACCGCTGTCATGGACCAATTTGAGCGTGTAGACTTCACTATTAACTTCATTGACAATTTTGAAGATGGAGTTGACAACTCTAAAGCTGCTGTTTCTTTAGGCAGCTTGTCAAAAAGTGATTTTTCTGCACTAAGTTCATTTGGAATGCCAACCAGTTCATTTGACTATACCTTCGGGGAAGCCTTAACAGCACTTGGACTTACAACAGCCCAAGTAAATGGTGGTGACCAGTTCCAATTGAATTGGGAATTGTTCCTAACAGATGGTAGTTCAATCAATAGTTCAGATGTTAGTGGTAACATCAGTGCCGTTGGAGGTTATTATTCAGCTCCTTACCAGTCAAGAGCTGCAATGGTATGCTTGTTTGATGCGCCTGAATTCTTTGTTGGAGATTACCAAATGGAGCAATTGACCGGTGCAGATCCTTTCTACGGAGATGAGACTTTCGGTACTCAAGTAGTAACGTTAACTGCTACAGGAGCAACCCAAAGACAATTCAATTTCCTTTACTATCCTGGAAATTTTGATACTAATTACACCTTTACGATGAACTTTGTTTGTGACAGGATCAGCATGGTTGGTACTGGAGGTTTAGGTTGTGGTGGCAGTATAGGTCAAACAACCGGTGATACACCAACATTCTTTGATCAAAATCTTGTTGATGATGCTGAAATCATATTGAGCATTACTGATTTTGATGGAGATGGTGGATGTGGTACAGGAAGTAACCAAATAACTGTAAGGCTAACCAAACTATAAAATTAGCTTAACATAATTCAGAAAGGCCACTCCCATGAAAATGGATAGTGGCCTTTCTTTTATAATGCAGCCCCAAAAGGCTTTAAAAAATCTATTTTAATGAAAACAACGCTTTTTAACCCTAAGCTAATACCAGGCTTTCTTCTTTTGATGGCGTGCATCTTAGTCTTTTCATGTGAAGAAAACACCAATGAACCTGTGGAAGAAGAAACAGTTGAAATAACTCCAGATCCGATCCCTGAGGAAGGAGGAGAAGAAACATCTGATCTTAAAGTTGAAGGGGAAATAATTGTACACGATCTAAACAGCATGGAAGACTCCTATATTCTAATAAACAATATTATGGGCGGGAAGGTCTTTTTAATGGATAAGACGGGTACCATTGTTCAAAATTGGGAAATGGAGTACGGCATAGGCAACGATTGTACGCTTCTAGATAATGGTCAGTTATTGGCTCTATTAAAAGATCCAGATGCCCAGATAAAATTTGGCGGTTACGGAGGCATCATTAGAATTCTAAATAAAGATTCGAGTATAGCCAAGGAATTTAAATATTCCTCGGAAAACGAAGTGGTCCACCATGATATTGAAATGCTGCCAAATGGCAATCTACTTTTTTTGGTGTGGGAGAAAATTACTGCAGCTACAGCCTTGGAAAATGGCTTTAATACAGAAAGGGAACTTTTCCCGGAGGCTTTGATGGAGTTAGACCCTAACACTAATGAAATCGTTTGGACTTGGCATTCCATGGACCATATTGTTCAGGATGTGGACAACACCAAATTGAATTTCGGAAACATTTCTGATAATTTCAGAAAAATTGATATCAACTATGAGGAACGGGAAGAAGATAAAATAGATGGGGATATCATGCATGCCAACGGCATTACCTACGATAAGGAAAATGATGTAATATTTATGTCAGTCAACAATTTCAGTGAAATCTGGGCAATAGACCATAGCACTACCATTGAAGAGGCCAAGTCATCCACTGGGGGTAAGTTTGGATATGGTGGAGACCTACTATATCGTTTTGGCAATCCTTCTGCATATCAAAACACCAATGGTAATCGTCTTTTTCATAATATGCACAATCCCAACCTCATTAATCAAAATCAAACCATGTTGGTATATGCCAACCAAAATAACATCTCACAGTCCGAGGTATTCGAATTTGATCTGAACAGCCTGATTTTAGATTTAAATACCAATAACGAACCTATAATAACATGGAGCTACACAAACCCAGATCTATACAGCCGTATCGTTTCTGGTGCCATAAGGCAGAAAAATGGGAACACATTGATAACTGATAGTGATACAGGAATACTTGAAGTAAACCCTGATGGAACAATAGTCTGGGAATACAAAGGCCCTGGTTTATTCTGGAGGTCCTACCCCCTTTCTAAAGATGAGATTTCCATCCAATCTTTGAATTTAAATTAAAATAATCTATTTTTGGCGTCAAAATAGGATTATTTTCTCCAATTACTTGTCGTTAGCATTGTAAAATGACATAGATGTAACTAATAATCAAATAGTTCAATTAACCCATGTCCAACACTATTTTTGTTGGAACATTACTTTAATATTAAAAAAATAAAAAAAAATGATGAGAACAATTTTATTACCCTTGGCACTACTATTTATCTATACAGGTTCATATGCCCAGGGAGCAGTAAATAACAAATTGGATAACTTTACAGGAAACGGGTATGCTGGAGCGGCGTTTTCTGAAATGAGAAAGAAAACAAATATGCCTACAACATTAGAAACCGTAGGCACCGTTTATATCGACGAAAGTTTTTCCCCATGCAATGTATATTACAATGACGAATTGGTAGGAAAATATTACTATCGCCACAATGCCTTTAATGATGAAGTGGAAATCAAGGATACCAAATATACTGAAGAACCAGAAACGTCATTGGCAACCATAAAGGAATTAACACTAGTTGCCGATAATGGCAAGGAACTTTCGTTAAAGGCCTACAAAAATAAAAAGGATGTAGTTCGCAATGGATACATGTATAAATTGAACGAAGGAAACAAATACAACCTATACTTTAAGAATAGTGTGAAATTTACAGAAGGAACAAACCCGGTAAATTCAATGGTGAGAGCCACGCCAAACAAATTTTCCCACTTCACGGAATATTATTTCATGAAAGATGGCGATAATTTGGCCTACTACATCGGAAATAGAAAAAGTGAGTTCTTGAGAGAATTTGAAAAAGCTAAAAGGGATTCCCTTGCCTCTTATATCAAAGAAGAAAAAATCAACATTAAAAAAGAAGAGGACCTAATGAAAGTGTTTAACTATCTGAATTCTATTTAGATTCCTTCAAAAATATCTTTTAAAAAACCTTTAGGGCCTTTCCTCCTAAAGGTTTTTTTATGCGATAGAAAATACTATGACGTGAATCATTTTAACACAAACTAAATACAGTAGTTTTTAGTTTTTAGTATCTTGACAATGAATAAACTATAATACAAAGATCATGTCATCCATTTTAAGCATCCAGTTAAGACTATTTTATATTATTAGCTTAACTATACTTTACAACCTACCATTAATGGCCCAAACTACCATTAATTATAACAACTCATCCAGGCCCGCAGGCGATGCAGCAATGGAAGCGGCCGCCAATCTTATGACCAGAAGAAATCCTTCCAATGATTTTCTGTTCAGCAACGTCAGGAATGCCGAAGTAACCGTGGATTGGAAAAATGCCAGTGGCTCCCCCTATTTAAATGAGAGCTTTTCACCATGTAAACTTTATATGGATAAAGAACAGCTCGGTAATTTTTACTATCGCTATAACGCCTACAGTGACGAAATAGAATTAAAAGAAAGCCTATCCAGTCCTCAGATTTCTTCCTTAGTTCAAAACAAGCAATTTCGATTAATTGATGGGTCGAACAACTATACGTATAATACCATCATTTCTAAAAAAAATAAACAATCAGAAGGACACCTTAACCTTCTTGAAGATGGGGAGCATTTTAGTTTGTTCCGAAAGGACTTTGTAACATTTAAAAGAGGTGCTCCAGCAGCTAACTCAATGGTTAAAGCTACTCCTGATAAATTTACCAATTTTACGGAATATTACTACCTCGACAAGAGCTCTGGGGACGATCAAGCCTATTATCTGGACAATAATCTAAAAAACTTTCTGAATTCCCAGAAGAAGAACGAAAAGGAGAAAATAAAAACGATCATAAAAGAACAAAAGCTTAACACCAAAAAAGAAGCAGAGCTCATCCTGCTTTTTAGGTTGCTCAATAACCGTTGATATTCCTTGATTTAAATTATGGTTGTATTAGATAGATGGTTTTTTATTTTACCTTTGCCCCATGAAAAATGAGGATTACCAAGTATTTGGAATACGCGCAATTATAGAAGCTATAAACGCCGGTAAAACATTGGATAAGGTATTTATCCAAAAAGGCTTAAAAGGCGATCTTATAAAGGAAATGGAAACCTTGGTCCGTAAGAATGGCATTGGGTTCTCCTATGTACCTGTTGAGAAATTAAACCGACTGACCAAAGGAAATCACCAAGGTGTAGTTGCCAGTATCTCCCCTATTTCATTTTATGAAATGGAAGAATTGGTAGAAAAAGTATTGGCCAACGATAAAAAAATACCCCTTTTTCTTTTATTGGACCAATTGTCCGATGTCCGCAATTTTGGGGCTATCATTAGAACCGCAGAATGCACCGGAGTAGACGGTATCATCATACAGAAGAAAGGTGCCGCCCCTGTTACGGCAGACACCATTAAGACTTCGGCCGGGGCGGCATTTAAGGTTCCCATAGCAAAAGTAGATCATTTGAAAGATGCCGTGTTCTATTTGCAATCCTCGGGGATCAAGGTTATTTCCGCTACCGAAAAAACAGAGAAAACTATTTATGATGTTTCTTTTGAAGGACCTTGTGCCATAGTGATGGGCGCAGAGGATGAGGGGATTACCCCATCTATCCTTAAAGCTTCTGAAGAAACAGTAAAATTACCCCTTTTGGGTGAAATTGGCTCTTTGAACGTTTCCGTAGCTTGTGGAGTATTCTTGTACGAAGTAGTAAGACAACGTTTAACATAAAATTAGTCCTTGCCTTCTTCGGGTGAGGACTTTTTAAAATGATAAGTAATCTTTACCGAGGCCTCCTCTGTATGGTTCTGCTCCTCTTCCCTTTCAATAAAATTTCCATCGGCATCAAAATGCCTCAAAAAGGGGTCTTCCTCTTCATTAAAATCATCACGCTCCCAATCATATTTTTTTAGCGGTGGAGTCCTTACCTTCATCAGAATGGCAAGGAAGAGTCCGGCAATAAATCCTCCCAAGTGTCCTTCCCAAGAGATTCCATCTTCGATAGGAAATATGTACCATAACAATCCGCCGTAAATAAAAACCACCACTAGGGATAAGGCCACTAAACGATAATGCTTTGTAAATATCCCCTTGAAAAATATAAAACTTGCCAATACATAGATCATTCCACTAATCCCGATATGATAGGATGGCCTCCCAATGGCCCAAGTGACCAATCCAGAAATGAGTATACCCCAAAGCAATACCTTCCAATAAATGTCTTTGTAAAAATAGACCAATGCCCCCAAAAGAATGGCGATAGGAATGGTATTGTTGTATAAATGCTCTACCGAACCATGGATGAACGGACTTAGAAATATCCCTTTCAATCCGCTCAGAGTCCTAGGGAAGACTCCTAAATGGCTCCAATTGACCTGAAGTCTCAATTCCAGTAAAAAAACCAACCATATGGTCAATACCACAAACATTGGCACTACCAATACCGCGTTTGAAAATTTAAAATACCTATCCTCGGACATGCCTGCAATTTAAAGCTAAACCAACAATTTTACGACCAAAAATATAAAACCTGATAAATTGTCATCAAGATAATTGTTATACTTTTGACGCTATGAATGAACCATTAGCAGAACGTGTACGCCCTAAAACCTTGGAAGATTATGTCAGCCAGCATCATTTGGTTGGTGAAAAAGGTACACTAACGCAACAAATAAAAAAAGGGATTCTGCCTTCCCTGATCTTATGGGGCCCTCCTGGCACAGGTAAAACAACCTTGGCAAATATCATTGCAAATACCAGTGGACGTCCATTTTATTCCCTTAGTGCCATTAGCAGTGGTGTAAAGGACATTAGGGATGTTATTGACAAGGCCAAACAGAGTGGAGGCTTGTTCACCACCAAAAACCCCATTCTTTTTATTGATGAAATACACCGTTTCAGCAAATCTCAGCAAGACTCTCTTTTGGGGGCCGTTGAAAAGGGGTGGGTTACCCTTATTGGCGCCACCACCGAGAATCCAAGCTTTGAGGTAATTCCTGCCTTACTCTCCAGGTGCCAAATTTATATCTTAAATCCGTTTGGAAAGCAAGATCTGGAGGCCTTGCTCCATAGGGCCATGAAACAGGACGAATACCTAAAGAAGAAAGACATTGTCCTAAAGGAAACCGAGGCCCTCTTGAAATTATCGGGTGGCGATGGAAGAAAATTGTTGAACATTTTTGAATTGGTCATTTCCTCCGAAAGTGGAGATAAAATAACGATCACCAACGACCTGGTTCTGAGTAAGGTTCAAAAGAACACCGTGCTCTACGACAAGACGGGCGAACAGCACTACGACATCATATCTGCCTTCATAAAATCTATCCGTGGGAGTGATCCCAACGGAGCTGTTTACTGGTTGGCAAGAATGATAGAAGGTGGGGAAGATGTAAAGTTTATCGCCAGACGCATGCTCATTGCCGCTTCTGAAGATATTGGCAACGCGAATCCAACAGCCTTGGTCATGGCTAACACTACCTTTCAAGCAGTCACTACCATTGGTTATCCCGAAGCTAGGATTTTACTGAGTCAATGTGCCATATATTTGGCGACCTCCCCTAAGAGCAATGCGAGCTATATGGCCATCAACAAGGCCCAGCAACTCGTTAAGGAAACAGGTGATCTATCCGTTCCCATAGGTTTGCGAAATGCGCCCACTAAATTGATGAAGGATTTAGGGTATGGAAAAGAGTACAAGTATGCCCATGATTATCAGAACAACTTCGTGGAGGAGGAATTTCTCCCGGATAGTATCAAAGGAACCTCATTTTATAAACCCGGGAATAACCAGCGGGAAAATGCGTTAAAAGAATTCCTGAAAAACAGGTGGAAAAGCAAATATGAATTTTAGAATTTAATATTCAATTCATCAACAACTACTTTGCCGTCTTTATTATACTCAAAATACCACTTATTGTTCCTTTTGTAGACCACTCCGTTAAGATCCAAGGATTCTGCAATGAAGACCCCCTCTAAGGTGCTCTTCAACATTTTCAAGATAACCTTTGGTGAGGCATCTACCAGTTGATACCCGTTGTTAATCACCTGGGCATACAGTACGGTTGGAGGCACTATTGGGCCTTTCTTTAAAGCTTTTTTAGAGGCGTCTCCCTCTTGGTTGACTACTTGTGGCGCCATTTCTGTCACCTCCCCTTTCTTCCCTGTATTATCTTCAACCGAAACGGCAGCATCTGGTTTATTAGCATCCGACTCATTAAGCTGCTTCACATCATTTTTATAACTGATCCTCACAGGAGCCTCTTGTTCTTCTTTTGGCGAATACTTATAATCAAGTCCCTTAAAAGAACCAAAAGCATCCCTTATAGCTTCCTTGTAGGCCTCCTTATAATCTTTTTCCTTACTGGTGCCCTCTTTGGTCTCAAAGACAACTTTGGATTGGCAATCTTTTAAGATCAATGATAATTTTGTTGTGAACATACTTGAGTCATCCTTTAATCCCACGACTACACCTAGACAACGATCCCTATTCAGATCATCCGGTAGTGCATCTTCATAAACGGCATTATATCCGTTTTCTACGAACAGAAATTTGATCAATGTACTGGTCTGATATTGGTTTACATTTCTAAAACCATCAAACTTTTTAGGGACAATGATATACTTATATTGATTGAGATCTGCTTGAGCATTTCCCAAAAAAAGTGTAAAAAGTAATACTGTAAAAAGTGAGATTTTCATAAGTGGCTTGCCATCAATTTCTGCCCCAAGATATAATATTTAATCCGAATTGGAAAGAGGCATATTGACTGGCATATACATTCCTATACCCCAAAAGATTATCTGCCATGGCATAAAGCTCAACTGGGCCGGCCTGCATGCTCATGCCCAATCCAATATTGGTGAAGGAAAATTTATCTACCGTATAGGTGGTTTTTAGTGCCAGGAAGTTTCCAAATTTATGCATATAAAAAGCGGTAAGTGCCGCTTGTGGACCTCTTGGCCTGTTGATCATATACAGTTGTCCGCCCACGCTATTGGAATACTCTGGCAGTCTTCCTTTTAAGCCACCCCCATTTGAGGTACATTCACAATCTTCTTCTGAGGTTAATGGTTTCCCAAAATTATAGCGTATAGAGGCGTTGAGTTTTGTAGGTCTAAAATTAATATAACTGTCCCTATTATCTTCAAAAGGAACAAGACCCTCTATCTCATCTACGAGATCTTGCCAAAAATCCCTATTGGGATCTGCTAGTGCTTCCGGAAGTATGATAGAAATACCTTCGTTTGTCGCACTTCCTTTCAGGGTATAATTCTTGACATCTTTGGTATGCCTTATAAAGCCGATATCCAAAAGACTTCCGGTCACCAAGGTTTTGTTATTGAGTCGGTATGTAAATCCGATATCCAGACCCAAACCTAAATCGCCCCCAAAAAGGGCTCTTTTAATAATCGTTTGAGACACCCCTTGGTCTTCTTCTACAAGACCGTCGATACCTGATGTCCTGAGCGTCATATCTGCGTCGAGCGTGTTTGCAAGTAGATTGTTTTGACCCGGATTGGTTACAAAATAACCAGAATTATTGGTAGAGCTAATATCAAAAATACCTGAATACAATTTCCCCCTAACTCCAACCCTAAGGGTATTGCTTAATTTTCGGTTGAGGCCAAAATGAAAAACATTGACGACTTCTCCGCGAACCTTCAAATGGTCCAAATTAAACCTATTACCAATATAATTGGCATTGCCCTCGAATCCCAAAATCGCCAAATCTTGAGGCCAGTAGGTTATCATATCCTCCTCCAAATACATCCCGAAGGAATAAAAATCATCGGGCCTATTTTTACTTCTAAATCCTACATTTAGGAATTCCACCTGTATCGTTTCACTGATCTCATCCCTAAAATCCATGCCAAAAACAGCTCTTTCCCTTACTTTTGTAGTGATGTCAACGCCATCATTTGCGAAAATATCATTGACTGAAATACCACTGGTTCCGGCATATGCAGAAATACCTGAAAGCATGGGGACACCACTATACCATTGATAGTTTGCCCTAGCTCCCGGATTCAGCATCAAGGCCTGTGGCACTGCCATAAAATCGTATAGCAATTGTTTATTTTGGGCCAATATGGAAGAGGAGCACAAAAGAAGAAAAACTACAATTTGTTTTTGTAATCTCATCCAAGTTCAACCTTAAAGGACCCACTGGAACGCAGTATTATTTTGGGCTCAGATTCACTGGAAACACTGGTGTCGTCGCTTAGATTCTGTGCGCTCACTCTGATGGCAGAGGTATTTTTTATTATATCGATGCTCCTACCACCCGGGCCATAGGCGATTTCCACTCTTTTTATAAATACTGGAGGTGCGGGTTCCACTAATATGGGCTCCGTGTCCAGCACATTACCGTTTTCATCCAATAATTCTATAATGACCTGTAGTGATTTACTTGTAGAATTTTCTATCTCATAGGTAAGGACACCGCTAAGAACACCATCGGCAAAAAAATCTTCTGCAAAGGCATCAAAATTGAATTCCTCCGAATAGAACTCCCCTGGTACCACAGCATTAATTTGGTCCTCAGCCGCTTCCATGTACAATATACTGGAGGTAATCGTTGGGGTGATGCTCAGGTCGTCCAATTGGTTGAAATCCTGTTCTTGCATACATGAACTGCATAGTGCAATCAACATAAATAGGAAGACGAAGTACTTCATTATTACTCTAATTTTATGAATCTTTAGACACCACATCTAGTGGCGGTTACCTAAATGATACTACTTCTACAACTCTATAAATAGGATTTTATTTCATTAAGATCATTTATCATGTCACAATAGTCATGTTTTTTATCATTGTGAACATTAAAATGTAGTGCATGAAGCCCCATGGCCCTAGCTCCCATAATGTCTGCCTCCAAACTGTCCCCTATCATAATAGACTTCTCCGGGGCAACATTTGCCTTTTGGAGAGCCAATTGGTAAATTATAGGATCTGGTTTCTTTACCCCGGCCATTTCTGAATCAATGATCTGATCAAAATAGCCATGAATGTTGGAATTTTTTAATTTTTTTTCCTGAATTTCCTGGAAGCCATTGGTAATGATGTGGAGTTTATATTTTGGTTTTAGATAGTCCAAGATATCCACGGTATTGGGAAACAAATGGGTAAAAGAGGACAAATGTTCAATATATTGCTCAGAAAGAACATGGATGGTTTCATCAGATATGGTAAAACCCAATGAATCAAAGGTCTGCTTTAACCGTTGGTACCGCAAATCTTCCTTAATAATTTTTCCGTCCCTGTATAGTTTCCAAAACTCCAAGTTAAGAGGGATATAAACCCTCAAAAAATCGTTCAAATCAACGCCTACCCTATTGGCCTGTAATATTCTTTCAAAGGTTAGCGCGGAATTCTTTTCAAAATCCCAAAGGGTGTGGTCCAAATCGAAAAAAACGTCGGTTACAATATCTTTAAACATAACACTTCTTTAAAACTGTACTATATAAATCTATCCAATCTATTTTACTCTCGCCCCCAAGCAATTCATTGGAAAAAACACTGATAAGCTCTCCTTTAACCTCTTTGGTCTCCTTATACAAGAAGGCTATCTTTTCCATGATCTCTTCCTTATCCTTATATTTCATCAAAGCATAATCGTGAACTGCAAATGGATGCACTTTAATGGGCTGTTGCAATTCCAAAGTAATATCATAAAAGAAAAAAGGCGTACAGGTACCTGCCCTGAACCCAATTTCGTGGGTATATCCCATGGTGTAATCATCGGTGAATTCTGTTTCCACCAGATTGCGATAGGTTGTTGGAATATCCACTCTGTTATACCGCATCCTAGAAGCATTAATTGGCCTATTGATTACCTGTGACAACTGTTTTTTCTCCTCCTTTAATAAGGCAATATTGTCAAAGGAGCTATACGAGGCACCCAAGGCAACTATACTGTAGTCGGCCACCGATTTTATCAAATACCTAAATCTGTTGCTATTTGGCGATACATTTTTATCATACGTGGAATATTCAGCAAATTGGAAAAAGAACATGCTGCCTACCCCATAATTTTTATGAAGTTCTATAAGACTGGAGAAATTATCATAAGGATCCAATCCTGGATTAAGCCAAACCATAAAACGCTCTGCCACACGTTTAAATTTTAAGGAACCTAAATCCAAAACCAAACCAGCAAGACTTCTAACAAAACCCCTATGAGCGTAACAATGGGAGGTAGTAACATCTATAAGGGATGTATA encodes the following:
- a CDS encoding DUF5723 family protein produces the protein MRLQKQIVVFLLLCSSSILAQNKQLLYDFMAVPQALMLNPGARANYQWYSGVPMLSGISAYAGTSGISVNDIFANDGVDITTKVRERAVFGMDFRDEISETIQVEFLNVGFRSKNRPDDFYSFGMYLEEDMITYWPQDLAILGFEGNANYIGNRFNLDHLKVRGEVVNVFHFGLNRKLSNTLRVGVRGKLYSGIFDISSTNNSGYFVTNPGQNNLLANTLDADMTLRTSGIDGLVEEDQGVSQTIIKRALFGGDLGLGLDIGFTYRLNNKTLVTGSLLDIGFIRHTKDVKNYTLKGSATNEGISIILPEALADPNRDFWQDLVDEIEGLVPFEDNRDSYINFRPTKLNASIRYNFGKPLTSEEDCECTSNGGGLKGRLPEYSNSVGGQLYMINRPRGPQAALTAFYMHKFGNFLALKTTYTVDKFSFTNIGLGMSMQAGPVELYAMADNLLGYRNVYASQYASFQFGLNIISWGRN
- a CDS encoding YjjG family noncanonical pyrimidine nucleotidase, producing the protein MFKDIVTDVFFDLDHTLWDFEKNSALTFERILQANRVGVDLNDFLRVYIPLNLEFWKLYRDGKIIKEDLRYQRLKQTFDSLGFTISDETIHVLSEQYIEHLSSFTHLFPNTVDILDYLKPKYKLHIITNGFQEIQEKKLKNSNIHGYFDQIIDSEMAGVKKPDPIIYQLALQKANVAPEKSIMIGDSLEADIMGARAMGLHALHFNVHNDKKHDYCDMINDLNEIKSYL
- a CDS encoding polysaccharide deacetylase family protein translates to MLLIYTHKITSRFTYIMKHIFTRILGIEVVFTTKVEDFIKHTGPKITYTKQPLQNEFFVRSNDLLFEQGINDLQFKIGEWDGVPCFFVTGDRSNIPFDIFAASFYLISRYEEYLPHVKDMHGRFPPTESLAYQNDFLERPVVDIWAFQLLKELKERFPNMEVEERGFSYTSLIDVTTSHCYAHRGFVRSLAGLVLDLGSLKFKRVAERFMVWLNPGLDPYDNFSSLIELHKNYGVGSMFFFQFAEYSTYDKNVSPNSNRFRYLIKSVADYSIVALGASYSSFDNIALLKEEKKQLSQVINRPINASRMRYNRVDIPTTYRNLVETEFTDDYTMGYTHEIGFRAGTCTPFFFYDITLELQQPIKVHPFAVHDYALMKYKDKEEIMEKIAFLYKETKEVKGELISVFSNELLGGESKIDWIDLYSTVLKKCYV